The following proteins are encoded in a genomic region of Brachypodium distachyon strain Bd21 chromosome 1, Brachypodium_distachyon_v3.0, whole genome shotgun sequence:
- the LOC112268554 gene encoding uncharacterized protein LOC112268554: MAKLVVTATYSNKAAPLKAHEQTVMVKVTAPVTAKKDTAPLDVVLVLDTSGSMAGDKISKMKAAMEKILEKLGRRDRLAIVPFSSEAVESKARPQYTSTQVKADSNAFIHKLKAEGKTNIRAGLQVAVKVLLDRFTDKQGRTGVIFLMSDGKQNHGDAGKVDVSEVNVQTFGFGEKHDSKVRYMQLCSTT; the protein is encoded by the coding sequence ATGGCAAAGCTGGTGGTGACCGCGACGTACAGTAACAAGGCTGCACCACTGAAGGCTCACGAGCAGACAGTGATGGTGAAGGTTACAGCACCCGTGACCGCGAAGAAGGACACGGCGCCTCTGGATGTGGTGCTTGTGCTCGACACCAGTGGAAGCATGGCGGGCGATAAGATCAGCAAGATGAAGGCGGCCATGGagaaaatcttggagaagCTGGGCCGTCGTGACCGACTTGCCATTGTCCCGTTCTCTTCGGAAGCCGTTGAAAGCAAAGCCCGGCCACAATACACGAGCACGCAAGTAAAAGCAGACTCCAACGCATTCATCCACAAGCTGAAAGCCGAGGGCAAAACCAATATCAGGGCCGGTCTCCAGGTCGCCGTTAAGGTGCTGCTGGACCGTTTTACGGACAAGCAAGGGCGCACGGGCGTCATCTTTCTCATGTCGGACGGTAAGCAGAATCATGGCGACGCTGGGAAAGTAGATGTCAGCGAAGTCAACGTCCAAACCTTCGGTTTTGGCGAAAAGCACGATTCAAAAGTACGGTACATGCAGCTGTGCTCTACTACATGA